A single region of the Syngnathus acus chromosome 6, fSynAcu1.2, whole genome shotgun sequence genome encodes:
- the LOC119123972 gene encoding zinc finger C3H1 domain-containing protein-like isoform X3, producing the protein MNLESAGQVPTLDVELEDGEICDDDSEERSTARRGDGSGNRPGGAAAVPPRGPRPPYMSHPPPDLRHPPPDLRHMVPYDVHGPSNHRQQCGPSGPDRPHAAPPLPHSLPPGPPPPGLNPLCGGPVPRPSFWERSHGALWRFRHRSVPNGGRGPWNREGWAGHRPPMARYGPAENINSRKESPGRKQKLFGRNLARRAPPSQAKCDGTESFEDLLSKYKQIQLELECIRKEESMALEAEVVQGTEAKGQMAEAVAGQRTEGCPVEALVLPQVSVQVPVESKKSFQAFNIKPLRLKLFTPASLDTSVEEAQPQQEEKDAARSDGEAKEAVEADEAPTCQHEEAKDDEKTPGRESSASSEDVFICLDELGGQVEEEDLSELQLRLLALQSASRKWQQKERQVMKRSRETTKPDGRTGPRSKPQDRERDKVKPGSREQPKAAAKPTARTPVDRSRPKKSSGSASAGRQALRKRQLRSRELQRQREEDERHKREEEIRRIRDLSNQDEQYKRFMKLVGGKTHSCAKARDGEGRKSAGRAGQDSTGNLYQYDNYDEVAMETDSEPGSPARLPLAAQGSASLTATQLYGTPFCAAPTPPQFPLPPGDQALPPKLPLADEEEEEEMLLRETCLMSMANKRVVTAEQEPLWSSPPSPSAALPIEQPSRGNLSAVSLNTMTAPRGNKFARGGASRTTLVLPRHKSVVVSLNGSDDSDSDLDSAQPQGMFGGLEFMIKEARRTAEVNANKSKGAAATSEKENNPLRTPEALPEAKKAEYRLLREELAREKQKASAHDARQVNVIDPAAASLVSEAEQKLLKQRELLVRDEALLKNLLQQQLKKSESLKAAESKVARLREQMQASEKVVMANKILLKKIQEQVQRVEHRVSIKKSLAARLEQELLWTQRAAGGERKGGAFPKPLARKLQRVDAANHFAALMAQKQRLQRLESEYALRIQKLKEAQALRNKAALSEVPSERRPKPATLPDAKACLPGSPGPPQPSLHDLTQDILVLDSDDSPDPEAEEPEARDPEDAAPPGAASPRRRSFQCSNSTKPNLEQTTSTPVAKGLASAKPAKNVPEAATEACAAAGLDLEALRSRQCGEPGLAELLVDELVALGELHHVEEQDASKSAKILVCAQVPPVCTETSKGAAWPTRPLPFGPYRSPLLVFKSYRFSPYYRTKEKLSLSSATYSNAIKPKRCFCRFDLTGTCNDDDCSWQHVRSCSLTGSLLFQDVLSYNLSLIGCSDNSSDSQVGAATGKYLSKLFGPHKDGMAVDQKAVFLVSKVNESCRHVPPFTTWKGKRKWRPAAAQSQRREERDGEEDAAGGEQTSPNSDVAVCWLDARVTSEDKRYFVSDTDDICKLESSVLENPGDTQLWIKLAFRYLHQGDTPPTECLEAALNTLSRALENNCDDPEVWTHYLTLFSRRGRHDEVEEMCQMAVEHAPHRRVWWNYLSLASTFEAKDTVCERLLNFLLGEACGGVSEERSFQLLEALLYRVHLNVFTGRSEAALTIFQDAFALTHSPVGVAGSLVAPHRALAWLAYIHLKEFGRLPTALYDPSESGPSRLVSAEGFLLPWRSAADITTPHEQLVGLFTDGIRQCSDQSLSPSERTSACLPLHTNLLLLHRLLGRSEEGVSLCEALLEACPESCALHDALCELHVHSGNAARAADSWRRALAGCPGNAEVFYHCCCFLMAQGEQSTVAPLFREFVLSLCEEPCAQVTPIDLLRSILGLPTDDVRVSAIVRKDLQDGLLRQRSFLHLLHCRWHWLHGSAGDALDAFERALGSAAAAPRHQLHRLWTDYLQFCSAHAAQRLPDLILRCLGTVPARLGVPFDPTHFWTSYRFHNEVVALYLGCVDESQHAALLERLHYMMPTNIGLSLRLIRHECSEGNMEHVRFQARMLTNSAPKCLPAWNIAIAAEAELSQPAEARRVVQQALQNLPLCAHLWKHLLQWEACVGGAGAAERAARVLSRGEEAGVTFAEPVATAQTDAV; encoded by the exons ATGAATTTAGAGTCGGCGGGTCAGGTGCCGACGCTCGACGTCGAGCTGGAAGACGGAGAAATCTGCGACGACGACAGTGAGGAGCGCTCCACCGCCCGGCGGGGGGATGGGAGCGGCAACAGGCCCGGCGGCGCCGCGGCGGTTCCTCCGCGAGGCCCGAGGCCGCCCTACATGAGCCACCCGCCGCCAGATCTTCGCCACCCGCCGCCAGATCTTCGCCACATGGTGCCCTACGACGTCCACGGACCCTCGAACCACCGGCAGCAGTGCGGGCCGAGTGGGCCCGACCGACCTCACGCTGCTCCCCCGCTTCCGCACTCGCTACCTCcggggccgccgccgccggggcTCAATCCTCTTTGCGGCGGGCCCGTGCCGCGGCCCAGCTTCTGGGAACGGAGCCACGGCGCACTGTGGAGGTTCCGACACCGAAGCGTCCCCAACGGCGGACGAGGGCCTTGGAATCGAGAAGGCTGGGCCGGCCACAGGCCCCCCATGGCTCGTTATGGGCCAGCGGAGAACATCAACAGCCGCAAGGAGTCTCCGGGCAGGAAAC AAAAGCTGTTTGGAAGAAACCTGGCGAGAAGAGCGCCCCCTAGTCAGGCCAAGTGCGATGGCACCGAGTCCTTCGAGGACCTGCTTTCCAAGTACAAGCAGATCCAACTGGAGCTGGAGTGCATCCGCAAGGAGGAGAGCATGGCGCTGGAAGCCGAGGTGGTCCAGGGGACGGAGGCCAAGGGTCAAATGGCAGAGGCCGTAGCGGGCCAGCGGACGGAGGGCTGTCCCGTGGAGGCCCTCGTGCTTCCCCAAGTGTCTGTGCAGGTTCCAGTGGAGAGCAAGAAAAGTTTCCAAGCGTTCAACATCAAACCTCTGCGCCTGAAACTCTTCACGCCTGCCAGTCTGGATACGAGCGTCGAGGAGGCGCAACCGCAGCAAGAAGAGAAAGACG CGGCGCGATCGGACGGCGAGGCCAAGGAGGCGGTGGAAGCGGACGAGGCGCCTACGTGTCAGCATGAGGAGGCCAAGGATGACGAGAAAACCCCTGGCAGGGAGTCGTCGGCCTCCAGCGAGGACGTCTTCATCTGTCTCGATGAG CTGGGCGgtcaggtggaggaggaggacctgTCGGAGCTGCAGCTGCGTCTGCTGGCCCTGCAGTCGGCCAGCAGGAAGTGGCAGCAGAAGGAGCGGCAGGTGATGAAGAGGAGCCGAGAAACCACCAAGCCCGACGGCAGGACCGGGCCCAGGTCCAAGCCTCAGGACCGGGAGCGAGACAAGGTCAAGCCGGGGAGCCGAGAGCAGCCTAAAGCCGCTGCCAAGCCCACCGCCAGAACCCCCGTTGACCGAAGCAGGCCCAAGAAGAGCAGCGGATCAG CCTCGGCCGGCAGACAGGCGTTGAGAAAGCGACAGCTGCGTTCGCGAGAGCTTCAGCGGCAGCGGGAGGAAGACGAGCGCCACAAACGGGAGGAGGAAATCCGCCGCATCCGTGACCTGTCCAACCAGGACGAGCAGTACAAGCGCTTCATGAAGCTGGTGGGCGGCAAGACGCACAGCTGCGCCAAG GCCAGAGACGGCGAAGGGAGGAAGTCCGCCGGCAGGGCGGGCCAAGACAGCACGGGAAACCTTTACCAGTACGATAACTACGACgaggttgccatggagacggACAGCGAGCCCGGTTCCCCGG CACGTCTTCCTTTGGCCGCCCAAGGCTCCGCCTCTTTGACCGCGACGCAGCTTTACGGGACG CCTTTCTGCGCTGCTCCCACGCCGCCGCAATTCCCTCTTCCGCCCGGCGACCAGGCGCTCCCGCCCAAGCTGCCGTTGGctgatgaggaggaagaggaggagatgcTGCTCAGGGAGACGTGTCTCATGTCCATGGCCAACAAGCGGGTGGTGACCGCAGAG CAGGAGCCGTTGTGGagcagccccccctccccgagCGCGGCGCTCCCCATAGAGCAACCCAGCAGAGGAAACCTGAGCGCCGTCAGCCTCAACACCATGACGGCGCCCCGTGGAAACAAGTTTGCCCGAGGAGGAGCTTCCAGAACCACCCTGGTG CTGCCACGCCACAAGTCCGTGGTTGTGTCGCTGAACGGGTCGGACGACAGCGACTCGGACCTGGACTCGGCGCAGCCGCAAGGCATGTTCGGCGGCCTGGAGTTTATGATCAAAGAAGCCCGAAGGACAGCCGAGGTCAACGCCAACAAGTCCAAGGGAGCGGCGGCCACCTCGGAGAAGGAGAACAATCCGCTGCGGACGCCCGAAGCCTTGCCGGAGGCCAAGAAGGCCGAGTACCGCTTGCTCAGGGAGGAGCTGGCCAG GGAGAAGCAGAAGGCGTCCGCTCACGACGCCCGGCAGGTGAACGTCATTGATCCCGCTGCGGCGTCACTAGTAAGCGAAGCCGAGCAGAAGCTGCTGAAGCAAAG GGAGTTGCTGGTGCGAGACGAGGCGCTGCTCAAGAACctcctgcagcagcagctcaaGAAGTCCGAGTCCCTCAAGGCGGCCGAGTCCAAGGTGGCCAGGCTCCGGGAGCAGATGCAGGCCTCTGAGAAGGTCGTGATGGCCAACAAAATTCTGCTCAAGAAGATCCAGGAGCAG GTGCAGCGTGTGGAGCACCGCGTGTCCATCAAAAAATCGCTGGCCGCCCGCTTGGAGCAGGAGCTGCTCTGGACTCAGCGAGCTGCCGGAGGAGAACGCAAAGGCGGAGCCTTCCCCAAGCCGCTG GCCAGGAAGCTTCAGCGGGTGGACGCCGCCAATCACTTTGCGGCGCTGATGGCTCAGAAGCAGCGTCTGCAGCGACTGGAGTCCGAATACGCGCTGAGGATCCAGAAGCTGAAAGAGGCCCAGGCCTTGCGCAACAAAGCAGCGCTGTCCGAAGTGCCGAGCGAGCGGCGGCCCAAACCTGCCACGCTTCCCGACGCCAAGGCTTGTCTCCCGGGCTCCCCTGGCCCGCCTCAGCCCTCCCTGCACGACCTCACCCAGGACATACTGGTCCTGGACAGCGATGACAGTCCAGATCCCGAGGCGGAGGAGCCCGAGGCGCGGGACCCGGAGGACGCGGCGCCGCCGGGCGCGGCCTCCCCTCGCCGCCGCTCTTTCCAATGCTCCAACTCCACCAAACCCAACCTGGAGCAGACGACTTCCACTCCAGTCGCCAAAGGCCTCGCCTCTGCCAAGCCTGCCAAGAATGTGCCGGAGGCGGCCACCGAGGCGTGCGCCGCCGCCGGTCTGGACTTGGAAGCGCTCCGGAGCCGCCAGTGTGGAGAGCCCGGGTTGGCAGAGCTGCTCGTGGATGAGCTGGTCGCCCTCGGGGAGCTGCACCATGTGGAGGAGCAAGACGCGTCCAAAAGTGCCAAG ATTTTGGTTTGTGCTCAGGTGCCGCCGGTGTGCACAGAGACGAGTAAAGGTGCGGCGTGGCCCACCCGGCCGCTTCCTTTTGGCCCATACCGAAGTCCTCTGCTGGTCTTCAAGTCTTACAG GTTCAGTCCATACTACAGAACCAAGGAGAAGTTGTCCCTGAGCTCGGCCACCTACAGCAACGCCATCAAGCCCAAACGCTGCTTCTGCCGCTTCGACCTGACGGGAACTTGCAACGATGACGACTGCTCGTG GCAACACGTGAGGAGCTGCTCGCTGACGGGAAGCCTGCTCTTCCAGGATGTGCTCTCCTACAACTtgtctctgattggctgctcGGACAACAGCTCCGACAGCCAAGTCGGCGCCGCCACAG GAAAGTACCTGAGTAAGCTGTTTGGCCCGCACAAAGACGGCATGGCGGTGGACCAGAAGGCCGTCTTCCTGGTCAGCAAAGTCAACGAGAGCTGTCGTCACG TCCcgcccttcaccacctggaAGGGCAAAAGGAAATGGAggccggcggcggcgcagAGTCAGCGCCGCGAGGAACGTGACGGCGAGGAAGATGCCGCCGGAGGAGAGCAGACGTCCCCAAACTCGG ACGTTGCCGTGTGCTGGTTGGACGCGCGCGTGACGTCTGAGGACAAGCGTTACTTTGTCAGCGACACGGACGACATCTGCAAGCTGGAGAGCAGCGTGTTGGAGAACCCCGGAGACACGCAGCTGTGGATCAAGCTGGCTTTCCGATACCTCCACCAAGGCGACAC GCCGCCCACCGAGTGCTTGGAGGCGGCCCTGAACACACTTTCTCGCGCACTGGAGAATAACTGTGATGACCCCGAAGTGTGGACGCACTACCTCACGCTTTTCTCTCGCCGCGGACGGCACGACGAAGTGGAGGAGATGTGCCAAATGGCCGTGGAGCACGCTCCGCACCGCCGTGTCTGGTGGAAC TACCTGAGCTTGGCGAGCACGTTTGAGGCGAAAGACACTGTGTGCGAGCGTCTGCTCAACTTCCTGCTGGGCGAGGCGTGCGGGGGCGTGTCCGAGGAGCGCTCCTTCCAGCTGCTGGAGGCGCTGCTCTACCGCGTCCATTTGAACGTCTTCACGGGCCGCTCGGAAGCCGCCCTCACCATCTTCCAG GACGCCTTTGCGCTCACTCACTCGCCGGTGGGCGTGGCCGGGAGCCTGGTGGCGCCACACCGTGCACTGGCCTGGTTGGCGTACATCCACCTCAAGGAGTTCGGCCGGCTTCCGACCGCTCTGTATGACCCGTCCGAATCGGGCCCGTCCCGGCTGGTCAGCGCCGAAGGCTTCCTGCTACCGTGGCGCTCGGCCGCCGACATCACCACGCCGCATGAGCAGCTCGTCGGCCTTTTTACAG ACGGCATCCGTCAGTGTAGCGACCAATCTCTGTCGCCGAGCGAGAGGACGTCGGCGTGCCTGCCGCTGCACACCAACTTGCTGCTCCTGCACAGGCTGTTGGGCAG GTCGGAGGAGGGCGTGTCGCTGTGCGAGGCGCTCTTGGAGGCGTGTCCCGAGTCATGCGCCCTGCACGACGCCCTGTGCGAGCTCCACGTGCACTCTGGGAATGCCGCGCGTGCCGCCGACTCGTGGCGCCGCGCGCTGGCCGGATGTCCTGGCAACGCCGAGGTTTTCTaccactgctgctgcttcctcaTGGCTCAG GGCGAGCAGAGCACTGTGGCACCACTCTTCCGAGAATTCGTCCTGTCTCTGTGCGAGGAGCCATGTGCTCAAGTGACGCCCATCGACCTCCTGCG GAGCATCCTGGGCCTTCCCACAGATGACGTGCGGGTGTCGGCCATCGTCAGGAAGGATCTGCAAGACGGGCTCCTCCGACAGCGCTCTTTCCTGCACCTGCTTCACTG TCGCTGGCATTGGCTGCACGGCTCTGCGGGGGACGCGCTGGACGCCTTCGAGAGGGCGCTGGGCTCGGCCGCCGCAGCGCCGCGCCACCAGCTGCACCGCCTGTGGACCGA CTACCTTCAGTTCTGCAGCGCGCATGCTGCCCAGCGTTTGCCCGACTTGATCCTCCGCTGCCTGGGCACTGTGCCCGCCCGCCTGGGGGTGCCCTTTGACCCCACCCACTTCTGGACTTCCTACCGCTTCCACAACGAG GTGGTGGCGCTCTACCTCGGCTGCGTGGACGAGTCCCAGCACGCGGCACTCCTGGAAAGACTCCATTACATGATGCCCACCAACATTGGCCTTTCGCTCAG GTTGATACGGCACGAGTGTTCGGAGGGAAATATGGAGCACGTCCGCTTCCAGGCCAGAATGCTTACCAACAGTGCCCCCAAGTGTTTGCCCGCTTGGAACAT AGCCATTGCTGCGGAGGCGGAACTAAGTCAGCCGGCCGAG GCTCGTCGTGTGGTCCAGCAAGCACTCCAGAATCTTCCGCTCTGCGCTCACCTCTGGAAACAT CTGCTGCAGTGGGAGGCATGCGTCGGCGGCGCAGGTGCGGCGGAGCGCGCGGCCCGCGTGCTGTCTCGCGGCGAAGAGGCGGGCGTGACTTTTGCCGAGCCAGTCGCCACCGCTCAGACGGACGCCGTCTGA